Proteins co-encoded in one Cardiocondyla obscurior isolate alpha-2009 linkage group LG24, Cobs3.1, whole genome shotgun sequence genomic window:
- the LOC139111496 gene encoding uncharacterized protein isoform X2: protein MGLHVDRRSLARYFLAGCIVSLSTNLAQVEGRKCACTSKACKEAGVDTCRTRFFCYTELIVTTGREIGESTTTRGCTEGATPLLCETKSWATRPRLGDATRPSSTSPRVPVPWPRLKCCNSHDYCNADGDDENASAWPRERKDRMRIAADREVSINDLTSGNRDATLTSQADRKSQDSTESATEQTIRNRIRALHVAALVLAVAALISVLASCYVVTRFF, encoded by the exons ATGGGGCTACACGTCGATCGACGATCGCTAGCCAGATACTTCCTCGCGGGATGCATCGTGTCGTTGTCGACGAATCTCGCGCAAGTCGAAG GCAGGAAGTGCGCGTGTACGAGCAAAGCCTGCAAAGAAGCTGGCGTAGATACTTGTAGAACGAGATTCTTCTGCTACACCGAACTCATCGTGACAACGGGTCGAGAAATCGGTGAAAGTACGACTACGAGAGGATGTACAGA GGGTGCCACGCCATTGTTGTGCGAGACAAAGTCCTGGGCCACGAGACCGCGGCTGGGTGACGCCACGAGACCGTCGTCGACGAGTCCCCGAGTTCCCGTCCCCTGGCCCAGATTAAAATGTTGCAACAGCCACGACTACTGCAACGCAGACGGCGACGATGAAAATGCGAGCGCGTGGccgcgcgaaagaaaggaTCGGATGCGTATCGCGGCGGATCGCGAGGTGTCGATCAACGATCTGACGTCGGGGAATCGTGACGCGACCCTTACGTCGCAGGCTGACCGAAAATCTCAAGACTCGACGGAATCTGCGACCGAACAGACTATTCGGAATCGTATCAGGGCGTTACACGTCGCCGCTCTCGTTCTCGCTGTCGCAGCCCTTATATCCGTCCTGGCGTCTTGCTACGTGGTTACAAG
- the Spx gene encoding splicing factor 3B subunit 4 — MAAGPIAERNQDATIYVGGLDDKVTESLMWELFVQSGPVVNVHMPKDRVTQMHQGYGFVEFMGEEDADYAIKIMNMIKLYGKPIRVNKASAHQKNLDVGANIFIGNLDPEVDEKLLYDTFSAFGVILQTPKIMRDPETGNSKGFAFINFASFDASDASIEAMNGQYLCNRPISVSYAFKRDAKGERHGSAAERLLAAQNPLSQADRPHQLFADAPPLAPPPMANSNANAHQPAHHPQHHVMHHGMVVPPPPPPSTPGPPMGHPPPPPVPPPPSGGFPPANIPPPPLPPMSMATHPPLPPGMPPPLPPMPVPTSQASATSRMMAPPPPPHWTVGAPSQGQFPPPPLPSSTGGPPQFGQYQPSPPRAPPAWRHPPPPPVSQGGPPLPPAPQFRPPFPPRGPPPPPPPHDGNQY; from the exons ATGGCAGCCGGTCCTATCGCGGAACGTAACCAAG atgCAACAATATATGTTGGTGGTTTGGATGATAAGGTTACGGAATCTCTTATGTGGGAATTATTTGTTCAATCAGGACCCGttg tcaATGTGCACATGCCAAAAGATAGAGTGACTCAAATGCATCAAGGATATGGTTTTGTAGAATTTATGGGAGAAGAAGATGCAGATTatgctattaaaataatgaatatgaTTAAACTTTATGGCAAACCCATTCGTGTAAACAAAGCTAGTGCACATCAAAAGAACTTGGATGTAGgagcaaatatatttataggAAATCTTGATCCTGAAGtagatgaaaaattattatacgacACTTTCAGCGCATTTGGGGTAATTCTGCAAACCCCAAAG aTAATGAGAGATCCAGAGACAGGTAACTCGAAAGGTTTTgctttcattaattttgcttcttttgaCGCCTCGGATGCCAGTATCGAAGCGATGAATGGTCAATATTTATGTAATCGACCGATCTCTGTATCTTATGCCTTTAAACGCGACGCTAAAGGTGAGAGACATGGCAGTGCTGCTGAAAGACTTTTGGCAGCGCAAAATCCTTTGAGTCAGGCGGATAGGCCTCATCAATTATTTGCGGATGCCCCACCTTTGGCACCGCCACCTATGGCAAATTCGAATGCAAATGCCCATCAACCTGCTCATCATCCTCAGCATCACGTAATGCATCATGGAATGGTCGtcccaccgccgccgccgccgtctaCTCCTGGGCCACCGATGGGCCATCCGCCACCTCCGCCTGTACCTCCTCCCCCGTCTGGGGGCTTTCCACCAGCAAAtattcctcctcctcctttgCCCCCGATGTCCATGGCCACGCATCCTCCTTTACCACCTGGGATGCCACCACCGTTGCCTCCTATGCCAGTGCCAACTTCTCAAGCGTCAGCTACCTCTAGAATGATGGCACCTCCGCCACCGCCTCATTGGACCGTAGGAGCACCATCGCAAGGACAATTTCCACCGCCACCATTACCATCCTCTACCGGTGGTCCTCCGCAATTCGGACAATATcaaccgtcgccgccgcgagcaCCTCCGGCTTGGCGACACCCGCCTCCGCCGCCTGTTTCCCAGGGTGGCCCACCATTACCGCCGGCACCTCAGTTCCGACCACCTTTTCCGCCAAGGGGACCGCCACCGCCCCCACCGCCGCACGACggaaatcaatattaa
- the LOC139111494 gene encoding nudC domain-containing protein 3 yields the protein MGSNHDQTFLHVLREEKNIGNFLDAFFGFLYRCTDFYVETNSEQKLGFPSGVAEKLVLTTMYKWKNPTLSLQKTVLSDVNSDTSNPLNQSVTQSKSFNVIPTVAQEIEVESCDKTNNIKTSAQILKTSHESDSYNGAVRENYIWTQTLNDLDVLVKVPENIKVSKDSIKVNITSTKLQIVGKPSDSSTNSKWDNIFDGKLSFKVRSGESTWSIEGRQINIHLEKAMEKWWEALIVDEPKIDLNKIDCSKHFDDMAPEEQMKVQELMWNHQQKILGKPTSEQIKMEATLKQAWNAKGSPFQGTPYDPSILKYN from the exons ATGGGATCTAATCACGATCAAACATTTCTACACGTACTACGCGAAGAAAAGAATATCGGTAATTTCTTGGATGCTTTTTTCGGGTTTTTATACAGatg CACAGATTTTTATGTCGAAACAAATTCTGAGCAAAAGTTGGGCTTTCCATCTGGAGTAGCAGAGAAACTTGTATTAACCACAATGTATAAATGGAAAAATCCAACGTTATCTTTACAGAAAACAGTATTGTCTGATGTTAATTCAGACACAAGTAACCCATTAAATCAATCCGTAACACAAAGCAAAAGTTTCAATGTTATTCCAACAGTGGCCCAAGAAATTGAAGTTGAATCGTGTGACAAAACtaacaatattaaaacatCTGCACAAATATTGAAGACGAGTCACGAATCAGATAGTTATAACGGAGCGgtaagagaaaattatatttggaCTCAGACTCTAAACGATTTGGATGTGCTTGTAAAAGTGCCAGAGAATATAAAAGTATCAAAGGACTCGATCAAAGTCAACATAACCTCAACTAAATTACAAATTGTTGGAAAGCCTTCAGACTCGTCTACAAATTCCAAATGGGATAACATTTTCGATGGCAAGCTTAGCTTTAAAGTTCGGAGTGGGGAATCCACATGGAGTATCGAAGGGAGACAGATTAAT ATTCATCTTGAAAAGGCTATGGAAAAGTGGTGGGAAGCTTTAATAGTTGACGAACCAAAAATTGACCTGAACAAGATAGATTGTTCTAAACATTTTGACGATATGGCACCAGAGGAACAAATGAAAGTACAAGAATTAATGTGGAATCACCAGCAGAAAATTTTAGGCAAACCGACATCTgaacaaatt aaaatggAAGCTACCTTAAAGCAAGCTTGGAACGCGAAGGGATCACCTTTTCAAGGTACACCTTACGATCCTtccattttaaaatataattaa